A segment of the Candidatus Zixiibacteriota bacterium genome:
GCTGTCAAGAATTATACCAACAAAGTCCTTGCCTACGGCAACTCGCAGGGTATGGCTGACTACTTGAAGAAGCTGTCGCAGTATTATCGCCAGCGGGGACTGGATATTGAACCCGATAATATTATTGTTACCACCGGCGGCTCCGAAGCGATAATCTTCGCCATGACTATCATCTGCGAGCCAGGTGACGAGCTAATTGTCTTTGAGCCGTTTTACACTAACTACAATGGCTTTGCGGTGCAGGCGGGAATAAGATTGGTTCCCCTAATTACCCGCGCCGAAGATGGTTTTCATCTTCCTTCCGAATCTGTAATTGAAAGCGCCCTCACCGCCAAAACCCGCGGCATTCTCTACTGCAACCCCAATAATCCTACCGGAACTGTTTATTACGACTCAGAGCTGGAGATGCTTCGCCGCCTTGCCCTGAAGCATGGATTATTCCTACTGGCTGATGAGGTCTATCGCGAATTTATCTATGAAGGCAAACATAGAAGTGTTATGTCTCTTGACGGTCTCTCTGACAGCGCCATAATGCTCGATTCCATTAGCAAGAGATTCTCCGCCTGCGGCGCCCGGGTAGGCAATCTCGTAACCAGAAATCGTGATGTTTATCAAGCGGCGCTTCATCTCGGGCAGGCGCGGCTTTGCTCTCCAACACTGGAGCAGGTCGGAGCCGCTGCCGCCTATGACCTCGATGACCGATACTTTGTCAAGACTATCGATGAGTATCGCCGGCGACGCGATGTCGTCTATGAAGGTTTGATGCAGATACCCGGCACCGTTTGCATCAATCCCGGCGGGGCTTTCTATATTATGGCAAAGCTCCCTATGAATGACGCCGAAAAATTCGCCTCTTTTCTTCTCACTGATTTCCATCTCAATGGCAAGACTGTCATGATTGCCCCCGGACCAGGATTCTATGCCACCCCCGGTTTGGGACAGCAGGAATGCAGGATTGCCTATGTGCTGAATACTGATGACCTTAAAGACGCCATGCTGCTTCTGAAAGCGGGCGTTGATGCCTATAATTCTAAGGGGATATGACCCGCCTGACAGCAATCAATATCAACCGCACAAACCAAGAGATATACTAAGCAACTCCCCATGAAAAACGTTGACCACTACGCCGGAATCGATATCGGGGCAACTAATATCAAGTATGGGCTGTTTGATTCCACCGGCAAAATCATCTTTCGTGACCAGAAACCGGCTCTGGTCGAAAAAGGAGCCACCCCTTTATTGCATCTGGTCACCAATATCGGCGA
Coding sequences within it:
- a CDS encoding pyridoxal phosphate-dependent aminotransferase — protein: MRGAVGSENKSLKTAVNISARGKALPASPIRKLIPLAEQAKARGIKIYHLNIGQPDIETPPEFWSAVKNYTNKVLAYGNSQGMADYLKKLSQYYRQRGLDIEPDNIIVTTGGSEAIIFAMTIICEPGDELIVFEPFYTNYNGFAVQAGIRLVPLITRAEDGFHLPSESVIESALTAKTRGILYCNPNNPTGTVYYDSELEMLRRLALKHGLFLLADEVYREFIYEGKHRSVMSLDGLSDSAIMLDSISKRFSACGARVGNLVTRNRDVYQAALHLGQARLCSPTLEQVGAAAAYDLDDRYFVKTIDEYRRRRDVVYEGLMQIPGTVCINPGGAFYIMAKLPMNDAEKFASFLLTDFHLNGKTVMIAPGPGFYATPGLGQQECRIAYVLNTDDLKDAMLLLKAGVDAYNSKGI